A stretch of Macadamia integrifolia cultivar HAES 741 chromosome 7, SCU_Mint_v3, whole genome shotgun sequence DNA encodes these proteins:
- the LOC122084783 gene encoding uncharacterized protein LOC122084783: MLRNLFGERYGHKFIITAVELLPGNLVNSQIIEKHRINLISDDVKLGLLDGIAKDYSIRWKTTRIMERLELQNQQIYNLPLENGGPHGQVDEREIQVIYPSEGIDITASNYEDTQGKALPSSLPVCENFQSPNNLNITQSSSSAIIVAQPWTVTINSSLSTSSHRNAVEAEKNGELDPSFKPRMTPKPYSGQSDLRICSSRYLSNFSQKHEAERKTTTASESSYQFPEMSVVYLDDIEESNATIQDGIDKDQRIFMFKSINMPRRENLGAEIASLSDLYGYNHTEKLKETSELWGGRVQSRSYRMKTESSRKRLNGRSLS, encoded by the exons ATGCTTCGGAACCTATTTGGAGAGCGCTATGGGCATAAATTCATCATTACTGCTGTTGAATTGCTCCCAGGGAATCTTGTGAACTCTCAG ATAATTGAGAAGCACCGCATAAATTTAATTTCAGATGATGTGAAGCTTGGTTTGTTGGATGGAATAGCTAAGGATTACAGCATTCGATGGAAAACTACTAGGATAATGGAAAGGCTTGAACTCCAAAACCAGCAG ATATATAATCTTCCTTTGGAAAATGGGGGACCTCATGGTCAAGTCgatgagagagagatccaaGTTATCTATCCCAGCGAAGGAATTGATATAACAGCTTCAAATTATGAAGATACTCAAGGAAAAGCACTTCCTAGCTCATTACCAGTTTGCGAGAATTTTCAGTCTCCCAACAATTTGAATATTACCCAAAGTTCCTCCAGTGCTATCATTGTTGCACAACCTTGGACAGTTACTAtaaattcttctctctctacCTCAAGTCATAGAAATGCAGTCGAAGCAGAGAAGAATGGAGAACTGGATCCTTCCTTCAAACCCAGAATGACACCTAAACCATATTCTGGCCAGAGTGATCTAAGGATCTGTAGTTCAAGATATCTTTCTAATTTCTCTCAGAAACATGAGGcggaaagaaaaacaacaactGCATCTGAAAGTTCATATCAGTTTCCGGAGATGAGTGTTGTTTATCTTGATGACATAGAGGAATCTAATGCCACCATACAAGATGGTATAGACAAGGACCAAAGGATATTTATGTTCAAATCAATCAACATGCCTAGAAGAGAAAATCTTGGAGCTGAAATAGCTAGCTTGTCAGATTTATATGGTTACAATCATACTGAAAAACTGAAAGAGACTAGTGAACTGTGGGGTGGAAGAGTGCAATCCAGGAGCTATAGAATGAAGACTGAGTCATCACGGAAGAGATTGAATGGGAGATCACTCTCTTAG